The stretch of DNA AAGCCGAAGCTATAATCCTTGCCACAGGGGCAAGCTTCCGCAAGCTAGGCTGCAAAGGCGAAGCTGAATTTACCGGCGGGGGAGTCAGCTATTGTGCTGTCTGTGATGCGGCATTCTTTGAAGATGAAACTATTGCCGTGGTAGGCGGCGGGAATGTTGCCGTAGAAGAGGCCGGATACCTTACCCGTTTTGCATCAAAAGTTTATATAATCCACAGGCGCGATGAATTCAGGGCGGACAGGCTTGCAATAGAACAGGCACTCTCCAACCCAAAGATAGAGCCGATATGGAACTCTGTTGTTGAATCAATAGAGGGAGAAGGGCTTGTTGAAAAATTGGTGCTGAAGAACGTAAAGACTGGAGAAATTTCGGACCTGCCCGTTGCCGGAGTCTTTGTCTTTGTCGGCACTGAGCCCAACATATCTTATCTCGGTGAGCACGGATCACTTGTCAAGCAGACCCGCGGGGGCTGGATCGATACGAACGACAAGATGGAGACATCGGTGGAAGGCATATTCGCCGCAGGAGACATCCGCGAAAAGTATCTGCGCCAGGTAGTTACTGCTGCAGGGGACGGCGCTGTTGCATCGATGGCAGCCTACTCCTACATTACTGAGCAGCTGCATCTCCGCTCTGTCCTGATAGACCCGGACCATGTCTGTGCGCTGATGACTTCGAGCATTGACCAGAGCCAGATAAACCTTCAGGTCGAGACAGAGAAATATGCAAAAGAGAGCGGAGTAAAGATCGTCCTAATAGATGGCTACAGAAATGCCAGAATGGTAGAAAAACTTGGCATAAAAGAACTTCCCGCACTCCTAGAGCTTAAAAAAGGAGAGATAGTCCGCAGCCTAAAACCCCAGGATCTGAATGCGGTCAAAGAGTTTGTTAAGTAAGAAAGGCTGAGGAGTTGTAAAGACTGGCAATTGGCGAGCGGCCGTAGGGGCCAAAGGGCGGGGATTTGCGGCCAAGGGCCGCGGGGAATTCGCGTCCTTCGGCCGCTGGAGAATTTGTTCGCTTCGCATCCAGGAGGGGCGGCTGAGCAGGGACACAGGCCCCCGATTTAAGCACTCGGGGAAGACGATATAAAAAACTTTTATTCACAGCCGGATGGGTCTTCCTGCAAAATTCTCCGCGATGCGAAGCAAGCAAATTCTCCGCGGCATGTCCCACTCCGCAATTCCCCGAGGTGGCTTTTCAAAAGCTCTTACGATCGTTTGACGACTGTTTGACAACCGTTCGACTATCGTTTGACCGCCTCTGCGTCCTCACCATTGTTAAGCTGTAAATTCTCTGCGGTTTAAAAGCCGCAATTCCCCCAATTGTTTCATCTCTGCCAAACAGCTAGAATAATCGAATATCTAAACAACTCATGGGGGAAGCTTAATGAAAAAGTTCCTGGTATTGCTTTTTTATATATTAATATCCTCTGCTGTAATTATTTCTCAGAGCTCAGCCTCTGATGATAACTCCGTAAACTCAGATGATATCCGTGAGAAGGAGCAGAAGATCACTGAAAACATATCAGAACAGGTGGAAAAGCAGATACCGAGGGTAACAGATCCCCAAATGGAGAAAAAACTCTCTGAAGTGGCAGCAAAAATAAAGCCTTATATGGGAAGAGACCTGAATTACGAGGTTCGCATAATCAAAAGGAACGATCCTCATGCTTTTTCCCTTCCGGGCGGACTGACATATATAACTACAGGAATGCTTGATTTCCTGAAAAGCGACCATGAGATCTCGGCTGTACTTGCACGTGAGTTTACCCATTCAGACCTCTCGCATTGGCTGATCCAGTCATCCCGAAATGAAAAAATTGACTTCCAGACGATGGCAGAGGTCGCTGCTGCGACCCAAAGCGGCAAGGTAGCGGGGAACATGGTGAGGTCATATCTGAACAGAGCTGTTATAAATTTTTACGACATCGACCTTGAAAAAGAGACGGACCTGAAGGCACTGGACATCATGCAAAAGGCAGGATACAACAACGTAGGTCTCCTGACCTATCTTGAACGTATGAGGGTAGAGAGACTTAAGCAGCTTTATGTCAAAGGAATAGACATTCGCTACAAAAGCGGTTTCAAGCCGCTGGAGACGGTCCTTGATACTATGAAGTTCATCAAGCCAAGGGATGACAACCGGAAACCGACCGATCCTGTGCAGACTGATATGATACGGGCCAATACTGACATGGAAGAAAGAGTCGGTGCTGTTTTGGATTATTTTCAAGAAAACGATATCGAGATCAGAAGGAAGTATGTCTTGAATATCCT from Synergistaceae bacterium DZ-S4 encodes:
- a CDS encoding M48 family metallopeptidase: MKKFLVLLFYILISSAVIISQSSASDDNSVNSDDIREKEQKITENISEQVEKQIPRVTDPQMEKKLSEVAAKIKPYMGRDLNYEVRIIKRNDPHAFSLPGGLTYITTGMLDFLKSDHEISAVLAREFTHSDLSHWLIQSSRNEKIDFQTMAEVAAATQSGKVAGNMVRSYLNRAVINFYDIDLEKETDLKALDIMQKAGYNNVGLLTYLERMRVERLKQLYVKGIDIRYKSGFKPLETVLDTMKFIKPRDDNRKPTDPVQTDMIRANTDMEERVGAVLDYFQENDIEIRRKYVLNILIPNVKEVTGKSVLTLDDTVVMRGEEWGGSPSDFEVYKERLNRDLQLETPQYDIQVQNFNGAKALLLSGRPLIYEKDIPDGSPGLSHIRNMIIKALTDARRENFLTDYYE
- the trxB gene encoding thioredoxin-disulfide reductase is translated as MEKRELVIIGAGPAGLTSAIYGRRAGLDVLLLEKGIPGGQINITDEIENWPGVIHSSGSELGVSFRKHAEHFKTEFRDCTVSGIEIRNGSKIVITDKGEVEAEAIILATGASFRKLGCKGEAEFTGGGVSYCAVCDAAFFEDETIAVVGGGNVAVEEAGYLTRFASKVYIIHRRDEFRADRLAIEQALSNPKIEPIWNSVVESIEGEGLVEKLVLKNVKTGEISDLPVAGVFVFVGTEPNISYLGEHGSLVKQTRGGWIDTNDKMETSVEGIFAAGDIREKYLRQVVTAAGDGAVASMAAYSYITEQLHLRSVLIDPDHVCALMTSSIDQSQINLQVETEKYAKESGVKIVLIDGYRNARMVEKLGIKELPALLELKKGEIVRSLKPQDLNAVKEFVK